The Skermanella pratensis genome has a window encoding:
- the mutM gene encoding bifunctional DNA-formamidopyrimidine glycosylase/DNA-(apurinic or apyrimidinic site) lyase has product MPELPEVETVCRGLALKMEGRVLAKVEQRRPNLRIPFPERMVERLTGRRVATIRRRAKYILIHLDDGQVLIVHLGMSGRMTIGRGLGPPLPHDHVLLTTDDGSEVRFNDARRFGLMALTGEDELDRHPLLASLGPEPLGNGFDARTLSDALRSRITPIKAALLDQTVVAGLGNIYVCEALFRSGISPRRIAATVAGRRAERLVPAIREVLVRAIEAGGSTLRDYVQSSGELGYFQHQFAVYDREGRACPGCTCDIGRTGGVQRIVQANRSTFYCPRRQR; this is encoded by the coding sequence ATGCCAGAACTGCCCGAAGTCGAAACGGTCTGCCGCGGGCTCGCGCTCAAGATGGAGGGGCGCGTGCTCGCGAAGGTGGAGCAGCGCCGCCCCAACCTCCGCATTCCGTTCCCCGAGCGCATGGTCGAGCGGCTGACCGGCCGGCGGGTCGCCACGATCCGGCGGCGCGCCAAGTACATCCTGATCCACCTGGACGACGGGCAGGTGCTGATCGTCCATCTCGGCATGTCCGGCCGCATGACCATCGGCCGCGGCCTGGGGCCGCCGCTGCCGCACGACCACGTCCTGCTGACCACCGACGACGGCTCCGAGGTGCGCTTCAACGACGCCCGCCGATTCGGCCTGATGGCCCTGACGGGGGAGGACGAACTGGACCGCCACCCCCTGCTGGCGTCCCTGGGGCCGGAGCCGCTGGGCAACGGCTTCGACGCCCGGACGCTGTCCGACGCGCTGAGATCGAGGATCACGCCGATCAAGGCGGCGCTGCTCGACCAGACCGTGGTCGCCGGGCTCGGCAACATCTATGTGTGCGAGGCGCTGTTCCGGTCGGGCATCAGCCCCAGGCGGATCGCCGCCACGGTGGCCGGCCGCCGCGCCGAGCGGCTGGTGCCCGCCATCCGCGAGGTCCTGGTCCGCGCCATCGAGGCGGGCGGCTCGACGCTCCGCGACTATGTCCAGTCCTCCGGCGAGCTGGGCTATTTCCAGCACCAGTTCGCCGTCTACGACCGGGAGGGGCGGGCCTGTCCCGGCTGCACCTGCGACATCGGGCGCACCGGCGGGGTGCAGCGGATCGTCCAGGCCAACCGGTCGACTTTCTATTGTCCGCGACGGCAGCGCTGA
- a CDS encoding enoyl-CoA hydratase yields MPYENILVETRGHVGLITLNRPKALNALSDALVTELAAAVDAFEADDEIGCIVLTGSDRAFAAGADIKEMAGRDYMDVYLSDFITRKWGRVATARKPVIAAVAGYALGGGCELAMMCDFILAADTAKFGQPEITIGTIPGAGGTQRLTRFVGKSKAMEMVLTGRTIDAAEAERCGLVSRIVPAADLMDEAMKVAARIASLSRPVVMMAKESVNRSYETTLEEGIRFERRLFHSTFATEDQKEGMAAFAEKREANFKNR; encoded by the coding sequence ATGCCTTACGAGAACATCCTGGTCGAGACCCGCGGCCATGTCGGGCTCATCACGCTGAACCGGCCGAAGGCGCTCAACGCCCTGTCCGACGCGCTGGTGACCGAGCTGGCCGCCGCCGTGGACGCTTTCGAAGCCGACGACGAGATCGGCTGCATCGTCCTGACCGGCAGCGATCGGGCCTTCGCCGCCGGCGCGGACATCAAGGAGATGGCCGGCCGGGACTACATGGACGTCTATCTCTCCGACTTCATCACCCGCAAATGGGGCCGGGTCGCCACCGCCCGCAAGCCGGTGATCGCGGCGGTCGCCGGCTACGCGCTGGGCGGCGGCTGCGAGCTGGCGATGATGTGCGACTTCATCCTGGCGGCCGACACCGCCAAGTTCGGCCAGCCGGAAATCACCATCGGCACCATCCCCGGCGCCGGCGGCACCCAGCGCCTGACCCGCTTCGTCGGCAAGTCCAAGGCGATGGAGATGGTTCTGACCGGCCGCACCATCGACGCCGCCGAGGCCGAGCGCTGCGGCCTGGTCAGCCGGATCGTGCCGGCGGCCGACCTGATGGACGAGGCCATGAAGGTCGCGGCCCGGATCGCCTCGCTGTCGCGTCCCGTCGTGATGATGGCCAAGGAATCGGTCAACCGCTCGTACGAGACGACCCTGGAGGAGGGGATCCGGTTCGAGCGCCGCCTGTTCCACTCCACCTTCGCGACCGAGGACCAGAAGGAAGGCATGGCCGCCTTCGCCGAGAAGCGCGAAGCCAACTTCAAGAACCGCTGA